A genomic stretch from Limanda limanda chromosome 11, fLimLim1.1, whole genome shotgun sequence includes:
- the LOC133014584 gene encoding G-protein coupled receptor family C group 6 member A-like translates to MAWAVPVIYFHVTVFLIIMDTGHATESYTRRMEATAPGDIIIAGLFPIHEDIQKKNDSFTLQPEPCIRFEERRLILALAMINAIEVMNKSPLLKAVNLTLGYLIVDSCGDPSTALRVTGDFMQRDNCYTESNTSTCGQPVMAVIGASYSEISIAIARQLTLQMIPQISYSSTAVILSDKGRFPSFLRTVPNDEHQTAAMVRLLHTYGWNWVGIVTTDGDYGRSALESFVSQASAKGICVAFKLILPQSVTSHDIYSEIRAAATTILNNPKVQVIVSFAKSTHMRYLFQELKHKALRAGQSMESMRRVWVASDSWSSSNPVRVNATLRDIGHVMGFTFKSGDRSSIENYLSRLEASGHEFTRNNPFMKEFYLQLNASKGFEDTKLISEAVKNLRKHTHAATILSVEMAVSAITQTVASVCRSRDCKTPGTMQPWELLKPLLFQEFELRGKTYKFDSSGDISLGYDLKMWCSDGGNNHFTEVVAEYHPSTNDFTYTNVSTKHLQDFQYIISKCSNSCVPGEFKKTAEGQHTCCYECINCTENYYSNKTDMDQCLSCNISREWSAEGSSSCTPKVVLFFSWQDRFAVALLTFSALGILLAVMVSALFLHQRDTPVVKAAGGPLSQVILFSLVISYISAVLFVGRPNSFQCKARQVLFGISFTLCVSCILVKTLQILLAFQFNPALQVVLRRLFKPYVMASFCVALQVIACICWLVLKSPSLQIVMQPTTLLEKCHEGSYSAFGVMLGYIAFLALVCFICAFKGRKLPQFYNEAKFITFSMLLYLISWMLFVPVYVSTSGVYLSAVEMVVILISNYGILSCHFLPKCYVIIFKKEQNTTTAFRNNVYQYSSKTSESISVSGSSVSEKQSIGQDFICALPPSLPATGYLEYGVVTTGTSSTSLHRGPATQHSFRRSSI, encoded by the exons ATGGCCTGGGCTGTTCCTGTAATCTACTTCCATGTCACAGTTTTCCTTATTATTATGGATACAGGACATGCCACTGAAAGTTATACCAGGAGGATGGAAGCTACAGCTCCAGGAGATATCATCATCGCCGGACTCTTTCCCATTCATGAggatatacaaaaaaaaaatgactcttTCACACTACAACCAGAGCCATGTATCAG GTTTGAAGAAAGACGCCTGATTTTGGCTCTGGCTATGATCAATGCTATCGAGGTCATGAATAAGTCGCCTCTGCTCAAGGCTGTGAACCTCACTCTGGGTTACCTAATCGTGGACTCTTGCGGTGATCCCAGCACAGCTCTGAGAGTCACAGGAGACTTCATGCAGCGGGACAACTGCTACACAGAGAGCAACACCTCTACCTGTGGACAGCCAGTCATGGCTGTTATAGGTGCCTCTTACTCTGAAATATCCATTGCCATCGCCAGGCAACTGACCCTCCAGATGATTCCTCAA aTCAGCTATTCATCAACTGCTGTCATTCTGAGTGATAAGGGTCGCTTCCCTTCGTTTTTGAGGACTGTTCCTAATGATGAACATCAGACAGCTGCCATGGTCAGACTTCTCCACACCTACGGCTGGAACTGGGTGGGAATAGTTACCACAGATGGAGATTATGGCCGATCAGCTCTGGAAAGCTTTGTGTCCCAGGCCTCTGCAAAGGGGATCTGTGTGGCTTTCAAATTGATTCTACCTCAGTCTGTGACCAGTCATGATATCTACTCTGAAATCCGGGCCGCTGCCACAACCATCCTCAACAATCCCAAAGTGCAGGTCATTGTGTCATTTGCCAAGTCGACTCACATGAGGTATCTTTTCCAGGAGCTGAAGCATAAGGCACTGAGAGCAGGACAAAGCATGGAGTCAATGAGAAGAGTTTGGGTGGCCAGTGACAGCTGGTCCTCCAGCAACCCTGTGAGAGTAAACGCGACTCTGAGGGACATAGGACACGTTATGGGCTTCACCTTCAAGAGTGGAGACAGGTCATCAATTGAGAACTACCTGAGCAGGCTGGAGGCATCTGGCCATGAATTTACAAGGAATAACCCCTTCATGAAGGAGTTCTATTTGCAGCTAAATGCCAGTAAAGGTTTTGAAGACACTAAGCTTATTTCAGAAGCTGTGAAAAATCTCAGGAAACACACTCATGCGGCCACTATCCTTAGTGTTGAGATGGCTGTCAGTGCCATTACTCAGACTGTggcttctgtctgcaggagcaGAGACTGCAAAACACCAGGCACGATGCAACCCTGGGAG CTGCTGAAACCTCTGTTATTCCAAGAGTTTGAACTTAGAGGAAAAACCTATAAGTTTGACAGTAGCGGTGACATCAGCCTGGGCTACGACCTGAAAATGTGGTGCTCAGATGGAGGAAATAATCATTTCACTGAGGTTGTGGCTGAATACCACCCATCCACCAACGACTTCACTTACACCAATGTGAGCACCAAGCACCTCCAGGACTTTCAG TACATCATCTCCAAGTGCTCCAACAGCTGCGTCCCTGGAGAGTTCAAAAAAACAGCTGAAGGTCAACACACTTGTTGTTATGAGTGCATCAACTGTACTGAGAACTACTACTCGAATAAAACAG ATATGGATCAGTGTCTGAGCTGTAACATAAGCAGAGAGTGGTCGGCAGAGGGCAGCTCCAGCTGCACCCCCAAAGTCgtgctcttcttctcctggcAGGACAGATTTGCTGTGGCACTCCTCACCTTTTCTGCCCTGGGCATCCTCCTGGCTGTGATGGTGTCAGCTCTGTTTTTACATCAGCGCGACACTCCTGTAGTGAAGGCTGCCGGAGGGCCACTGAGCCAGGTCATCCTATTCTCTCTGGTCATCAGTTACATCAGCGCGGTACTGTTTGTCGGTCGGCCCAACAGTTTCCAGTGTAAGGCTCGACAGGTGCTCTTCGGTATCAGCTTCACTCTGTGCGTCTCCTGCATCCTGGTCAAGACCCTGCAGATCCTGCTGGCCTTCCAGTTCAACCCTGCACTGCAGGTGGTTCTGCGGAGGCTCTTCAAGCCTTACGTCATGGCCAGCTTCTGTGTGGCCTTGCAGGTGATTGCTTGTATCTGCTGGCTAGTCCTCAAGAGCCCATCTCTCCAGATCGTCATGCAACCAACCACTCTGCTGGAGAAGTGTCACGAGGGCTCATATTCGGCCTTCGGGGTGATGTTGGGCTACATAGCTTTCCTAGCGTTGGTGTGTTTCATCTGTGCCTTCAAAGGCCGTAAACTTCCACAGTTCTACAATGAGGCAAAGTTCATCACCTTCAGTATGCTGCTCTACCTGATCTCCTGGATGCTCTTTGTTCCTGTCTACGTTTCCACCTCAGGAGTTTACCTTTCGGCTGTGGAGATGGTGGTCATTCTCATTTCCAACTACGGCATCCTCAGCTGTCATTTCTTACCAAAGTGCTAcgttattattttcaaaaaggaacaaaacacCACGACTGCTTTCAGGAACAATGTGTATCAATATTCAAGCAAAACCTCTGAATCTATCTCTGTATCTGGGAGTTCAGTGTCAGAGAAACAGTCTATTGGTCAGGATTTCATCTGTGCTCTGCCACCCTCTCTACCTGCAACTGGTTACCTTGAATATGGAGTAGTGACAACGGGAACGAGCAGCACAAGTTTACACAGAGGTCCAGCAACACAACACTCCTTCAGAAGAAGCAGCATATAA